tgtgtgtatgtatgtgtttgcactgtataaatatatgtatatttaatgttttctgtcaaatataacatatctagAGTTTAATTCAGTAATTATGGTATATCTATGTTGCCATTCAGCCAACTATTGTCACCATAAGCCAATTTGCAACAGGTTGTAATGTTAACTAAAActtaaagtaaatttattttcagattTCTGACCCATTAGTTTAATATGGTGGCTATATATATCTACAGCTGGTTACTTTTtaagacaaattaaatgtacacATTTCGAGGCTCTATTTCGTTGGGACCACCTGGCAGGTCAACTGCCATGCAGCCTTGCTTTAAGTCGGGGATGAAAACATTTTGGAAACAAGGACATCCATAATTCCTTACGACCAGTTAGAGTTATACGAGTCAGACTACAATTTTAGCAGATTCCATGCTTCCACAAATCCCAGATTTTGGGTGGGAAGTGTACAATTATGAGATGGAATATCAAAATAGCTGTATTAATGATTCCGGTGGTATCCTAAAAAACATTTCCCCAAATTCATTGCCTAGCGAAACTCCTATATCCGTTCACCGACTTTAGGTGATGAAAACATGAAGAATTGAAAACATCTATGATCTGACATACGACAAAATACAGAAGGAATGTTGGTGACTATTAGGTgtcaaaacaaattgtaactgTGACACTTGGTCCAAATTGTTAGAGAAGAAATCCACCGCCAACACAGGCTATTTCTATCAGCAGCAAGGCGATACACTAAAAAGAGTATACAACGTGTTTAAAATAACCCTACCTGTCAGCACTTTATACAAGTGTCCCACTCCGTTcccataaatacatatataaatattctttGTACATGATTCTCAACAAATGACTGCATTAAACCACAACTTTTGTTCTTATGCTTTCCAATAAATATAATCGAACAGAACACTCTGATATATGTATTGTACTTATTTCAAGCATGTGTCAAACTAAATTCAATGTCCTCCGCATTCATTTGTCCCAATCGTCTCCACTTGCTTAGCACCAACCAGCCTGTCTACATGGACTGCAGTGCCACAGAATCCAATCAGAAAACACTGCCACTGTGATAGAGTACTATAAGAGACTACATTTTCCTGCGACTAGAGATTTCTTTCCATGCGTTCGTCGTTTACTCGGCTGTAGGCTAATAATGTCTCCTTTGTGTTTGTGGTTTTTCTCTTTCGAATGGTTCTTGACATCGTTTTGTGACAAACCTGCAGATATAAACAAGAGATGGTTATGATACTAAATAATAGACAactttttgtaagcataaattGAATATAGAAAGACTACAGCATAAAGTGGAAACAATGAGCAAGTGGGGTTTTATATAACAATTGTATTATGGTGAATGATAATGACGGTCAAATGTCACACGAAATAATGTTGGATGTTAAAATCCATTCAATATACACTTAGTGTTTTCATTAAGTGCACACTGAATAAGCAAACAGAGAGAAGCATCGTGGCtggaaataatattatacaCTTAGGTATAATATACACTGATATCCAAACAGACGGACTAATTTATGGTTTGGTTTGATGAAATGAACAATAAATGAGCAGCAGTTAGTTTTATGAGTAATTAACTGTGAGAAAAGAGTCAATGTATTGATAAAGAAATGGTGGTCTTTAGGTTTGGTAGGGGGAGATAATTCGATTACTGCATTAGCTGGCTTATtcgacagatggatggatggacaaatgaaCATGgattttaaaagtgtatttcTAGAgttgaataaattaataacaatgcTCATTTTGACTGTTGCTAACATTAAGTAGTGTTATTGGGTAAAGCTGACAATCTGATGGACAACTCTCACCGGTTCCAATTTTCTGCGGTACAGCTTCTTCTTCTATTACCGTGTTCAGCTGATCAATGTACTTCTCGGCAAGGTATCGGAACACTGGAACAAATCACAGGATCTTGCAATAAACTAAATATTCCtgcagtgttgttaaacattcattcagacTGAATTAATTCATTCAGACAACATTCATTCCTTAATTTAATCAAATCATaaactacatgtgtataataattatatagcaCATGccttttcattaatttttctcaaaaaactaaaaccaaaatgataatgaaATAGATGATTcactaaaaaaacacaccccatTGTACAGGTTACACTATAATACAAACAAGGTTACATAAAATTGATTATTTTCCTTTAATTGCTACCGATATTGATGGCAGGTAACCAGAACTGTCCATACCCAAAGTCATGGTTTTCAGAAGAaactaatgtttaaaaaattcaGACCCCCCCCTACTTTAGCCATgactgatggctagtgaaaaaactACATTGTCAAATTCTGCATTTAAGTCTGTTTTATAAATAGAGTTTATTACCAgcgtgtttttcggtatcgtcatatattaggaataaaaattgtattatgcgagcctctggcgagcataatacattatttttattcctaatatataatattgacgataccgaaatacacgagggtaataatctctttatcatataagctcaagcttaatataatgtgtttttgtaaactgtacacgccactttaattccagtccgccattactagatattcaaatgacgtaagaatatgtggtgcggtgtatttttgaatggaaatgacgtcattttggatgtccttacatcaaaataaagttatgcctaacgttttttattttctgaacgctggacagctttcagtgtcaaattgccattgaaatgtttttatttgatgactatgaatgcatatgtcagtcatggagtgtcacccaagtatgtttgcttaaatgtcaataaacctagtgccgaaaccttgactaatttacatctaatttgcaaagttatcatattcttaaagtatgtgatctgaaaaatatcacatactttgactgcactgaaaatgtaagatattatatgataaatatgaatatcctgccccttcACCCTCATATCTATggggttttaagctctatctccctctttaggtgacatatccaattattaatattagtaaaattgtatttatttaaagtagggctagtgaattttcaatcgtggctagtacattttttaaatcactgatcccatggttagtgaatttttataaaaattcaggAAGCCCTGATGTTACACTTATTTTATAGACAGAAATATGGTACGTAGATGCAAAAGAAGCccattataaatgtaaacatgtaGCGATACCTTCATCTACATTGAGATTCTCTTTAACCGATGTTCTGTAGAAACGCAGACTCAGCTTCTTAGCAAGGGCCTCTGCTTCATTGCTGCACAATGAAAAACGAACATTTCAGTACTGTTCTCTagacataaacacaaacactgacattaTAACAATATAGAATTTCTTTATGCTAAGTACTATGATCAAAATGTCAAACCTCATCATGTGATCATTAGCCTTCAGAAAGTCAGCTATCAGTCTCCcaaatcaaatataatacaaactagAGACTGTCCACTAATATTAACCCTTTTTGTTGTGTGCAGCACACcatcaatttaattatgttgTGGACGTAGCAGTGCAAATtatgttacataaatataaatattgcagaattatcaaaatgttatcattttgtaaatctatcacatgtattctgaaatatttgtaaatctatttacaaattaaaaaaccaacTAAAAAACCAACGCACGACTGAACCATGGCTTCATCAATCAGATCTATTTTGTTCTGTATGATCACCATCGCGATCTCACCTACTTCATCTTCAACCTATAACAAAGGGAAAATCCAACATCATTTgagcatacatacacataatctCTGATACAGAGTTCACACTAATTGCTAACATAAACTTAACTAAAGATTCCTTCTGGTATACCCCAAGGAAGTAAATGCTCTTCTTCAAATGTATGCAGCTATGCAGTTCAGAGACTCAGGATTTATTccattgattattttattttaataaaataaaattaatttaaggattgtctgttatttcttttacgttcatcagggtatgaaaaaaatcatcattcacaaactgtgaatcggctcagtaagacaaagtaccaacataaaatgacatcatcaggtATGACGTTCTCTGATGACATAATTGTTACAATCActgagaattgaacaaactcccattgctatggctggaccaatgggatgacgttatattgtaatgaatgtaacacaaatttaaatattcttTATTATTCTTGTTGGAAGATAAACTTGTATCCAGTTAATATGAAATCGTTTGACTGATCAAACTGGCTAGATAGTCAGGGAGCAAGAGTATTCCCATTAGAATTTGATGATGAAAGCAAACGACCTGGTTTAAACTTTGAATAATCATCTAAATAGCAGAAAAATCTGCCATCTGAACAATTTCCCAGAGTGCCATCAAAAGTTTTTTTggtaatatacaatatacctaAGATATCTGACCAGGTGATTTGCTTTCATCACCAAATTCCCACGGGAGCTTATTTTATGACACTTGATCCCTGActaagaatgagaaatagctcagtgggcccactgacagggactGATCCAAGACTGACAGTAAAGCAAgaaagcgagcactttaccactgtgtaTGTGTTATATACTTTTACCTTTTGCTTCCACAATTCAATAGCTTCAAATGAATCTCTGTCAACCGTAGAGAATGCAAGCACGCAGGCCTGGGCCCCTGATAATAAAGAAAGCACATTAAGACGTGACAATGAGCAAAATCAACACAAGCTGAAGTCTTTTTCAGAAATGGTATTAGACAAGCAAGCAATTCTCTTCATTAaatgtattcaaataaatttgttacttttatatatttattaattataatttagtcAAAGCAAttcaataaaatgaaattttacatttgtttttataaaagtttttaaaaataataatttccaacattccaatgtttttattcatgtGGAAGGGTGGAGTAGGTGTTTGTGGGAGGTGGATCATGCATGCTTTCTTTTAATACTGAGTTTTGATCATACCTGTACATACACGTGACatattacacaatacacacCTGACACCAGTACTGGTAATAACATTCTTACTTTATATTTgctgttatctccctttaatAGCTAGAACTACTACGGTACATGTGTTCAATGTGAATAAAAATTTGTGTGTACAATGACTACACTTTCCCTAAAAACCAGATCCCATTCCAGAACCCATATGAAATGTGTTTAGGGTCAGTTTAAAACTTATCTTCTATATTAAAAAGAATCCTTTATTAAGATTAATTCTGCTGCCTGCAAACAAATTTTCACTAGCAAAGTCACAGCTATTCTAGCTGGCTGTTAAAATCAGTTTTGGCCCTTCTACTCTGACATTTCagcagtttttttttaaataatgcattGATTACATGTACAACTATTGCAGGTACTGTAGTCTATTTATCACATGCTAATgtcatttcatattttataggaCTATTCATAAAATGACACGGTGGAGTGATGGGGTGGGTCAATTTATGGGTGACTGATCttgactttttaattttatgggTAGGTGTTTCTACACAAACTcttatgaaagaaaaaacaccaccaaatccaaccccccccccccccccacaacagcaaccaccaacaccaccacaaaAAAAGGCTTCCCAAAACATCCTccataaaaaaagaaagcaaaaaaacaaaaaaaaaacaaccatcGCCACTCCCAAACACAATCAAGTCACCTATATGTACTTGACAACAAAGCAGGTTTTATTTTTTCAACACTCATGACAATTTTCCTGAAGGACATTTTCTAATTCAAGTAATTGCCAGTCTATTCCTGCTGAATAAATCTGATAAATAATATGCCCTGAAGGCAGTAGGTTGTACTTACCGGTACATGAATCTGCACTTTATGAAAACACTGTGAAGCAGCTACAGATTAAAAGTATTAAGCTTCTACTTAGGGAAAACTTAACAAGTTCCAGTAAGAGGCAGTTTATACTAAAtgtaaagcacattgatttattaatcatcggctattggatgctaaacatttggtaattctgccattacctttttttcattagtagcaagggatcttttatatgcactatcccacagacaggatagtacataccaagacctttgatataccagtcatggtacactggctagaacgagaactagcccaatgggcccaccgactgggatcgatcctagaccaaccgtgtaTCAAgagggcactttaccactgggatacgtcccaccccttgttTTCAATCATACCCATCACTATAACTTTCACTCGTGATGTACGAGTTGTACGGTAAATAGTCCACGGCTTTAGATGTCACTAATTTAGGCACACAggctttttgtctgttctgagcaaACCAAAGGTTTTCTTAGTGCAGTAATATGTTAACAAAAGCtggtaaagagttgtacatattcCAAAATGCATTTCAAATTCTTTTAATCTAAACACAGGTTAACATTTcattgaggtgaaatgttttgaggtcagcatgtttgtacttaatctGGGCTTGCTTATTGTGGACATAATTATTTTGGGCACTCCCGTTACAGTAAATTACCTCCTCAGCTTTGGTGTAATTTAAAGCCCTGATGGTCTTGTTACAGAAATGAGTATAGTCTTCCTTTTACTACACCAAATGCTACATTGCATATGTGCATGATGATGAAATATATTCTGCAAAACAAGACATGGCACTGTACAGGGCTATGACTAGGAAAGATGATTATATGTGCCatacaaacatttcatttatctaATCCTTCAGTTCAACAGAACTTGAAGCTTCAAAATATCATAACTGCACTGTGATCTCTCTCACCAGTGTAGTATATTTCAGCATTTAATGTATActcatcaatgtgctccagtggtgtcattaaacaaaacaaacaaactttttatgtGTACTCTGTTCCAGGAGGCTTGACAGTTCACAGGAtatgattttaaacaaatcatGTATCAAATGATTTCCAGcatgttgtacatgtacatgtatatcaaacagCCAAACTTCATgcttaaatcatatatatacacattacaGATCACATTACAAAAATCACTGCTCATGCATGTACCTGATACTTAGGATAAATAAATTAGTAAACACAATGAACAAGGTGATACAGTACTTGATACTGTACAACACACCTAAACTCAAGAATTATTATGTACatgaatacatgtactatgtatTTACCACTCATGTTTGTATCTCAAATGTATTAATCTGATTGACTTTTtctaatgtttatatatatatatatatatatatatatatatatatatcaggggtggggaaaagcccttttctcccggtctgggaccgattctcgatctctgagaccgaaattattttttaaaaacgtgtgtttgccggtcccacttttgtcattcttgttggtccgaagcacctgtccatttctattattggaacaaattcttatccgtcaagtggaccggcctgcccagacatcggtatctcatgcatgatttaaaataataaataaatagtggtcaatatggctagtggcaagacgtctgtgattttgaagtctgcctaagtatatatcgtcagtcactgaagtcggacctacagtagtgtcaatccacagccactaggctagacattaaatgattaattttgtcaatgttgctgagccggtcaagagattaaacagacgttaacaaataacaccattcttggtgagagagccatctaggtattacactccaattaaaacaaaggacccagagtttgcaactggttacaatcaacacctgtcaacacctatgtacggagatttgtcgggtcgagtgtcccagtccgaagcaagagacttttcagtcttttgtgcaatacaaactacttgaaatagcataaaatat
The sequence above is drawn from the Gigantopelta aegis isolate Gae_Host chromosome 6, Gae_host_genome, whole genome shotgun sequence genome and encodes:
- the LOC121374297 gene encoding ras-related protein Rab-23-like translates to MREEEVEVAVKVVVVGNGAVGKSSMIQRYCKGIFTKDYKKTIGVDFLERQIELNGEDVRLMLWDTAGQEEFDAITKAYYRGAQACVLAFSTVDRDSFEAIELWKQKVEDEVGEIAMVIIQNKIDLIDEAMVQSNEAEALAKKLSLRFYRTSVKENLNVDEVFRYLAEKYIDQLNTVIEEEAVPQKIGTGLSQNDVKNHSKEKNHKHKGDIISLQPSKRRTHGKKSLVAGKCSLL